The Armatimonadota bacterium genome includes a window with the following:
- a CDS encoding hypothetical protein (possible pseudo, internal stop codon, frameshifted) codes for MSDVFRMIEQIGVVPVVVATSDEEALHTCQALARGGLPVAEITFRTAAAAAAIARVRREMPEMLVGAGTVLTVDSARQALDAGAAFLVSPGFSRAVVQFAIEKGVPILPGCSNPTDLMAAVEMGLEWVKFFPAEPLGGLGMLKALAAPFGMLKFVPTGGIDETNLAAYLSFKQAPACGGSWMVRKELAQAGRFDEIERLTAEAVGIVRAAKGL; via the coding sequence TTGTCTGACGTTTTCCGGATGATCGAACAGATCGGCGTGGTGCCGGTAGTGGTTGCCACAAGCGACGAGGAGGCCCTGCATACGTGCCAGGCGCTGGCGCGGGGAGGCCTGCCCGTGGCGGAGATCACTTTCCGCACCGCGGCGGCTGCGGCGGCCATCGCCCGGGTGCGTCGCGAGATGCCGGAAATGCTGGTGGGGGCGGGAACGGTATTGACGGTGGATTCCGCGCGTCAGGCGCTGGACGCCGGGGCGGCATTCCTGGTCAGTCCGGGATTCAGCCGCGCGGTGGTCCAGTTTGCCATCGAGAAAGGGGTTCCCATACTGCCGGGCTGCAGCAATCCCACAGACCTGATGGCCGCCGTGGAGATGGGGCTGGAGTGGGTGAAGTTCTTCCCGGCCGAGCCTCTGGGCGGACTCGGGATGCTGAAGGCTCTGGCCGCGCCATTCGGGATGTTGAAGTTCGTGCCCACCGGCGGTATTGACGAGACCAATCTCGCCGCCTATCTCTCATTCAAGCAGGCTCCCGCCTGCGGTGGAAGCTGGATGGTCCGCAAAGAGCTGGCGCAGGCAGGACGTTTCGACGAGATAGAACGCCTGACAGCAGAGGCGGTGGGCATCGTGCGGGCCGCAAAAGGACTTTAG